One region of Lactobacillus johnsonii genomic DNA includes:
- the rlmD gene encoding 23S rRNA (uracil(1939)-C(5))-methyltransferase RlmD, producing MTKFTKNKQEKNIIITIKRLGINGEGIGYYKKKIIFIPGALPNEAVVAKIVDRHPHYLEGELVRIKEKSPDRVTFPKGVDPAVGGLELAHLSYSKQLEFKQHLILESLRKYHPRDYIKYKVKKTIPAPNAWNYRNKAQYQIEFNKGKSKLGLYAPNSRRLIDLPDMPTQTKETQKVEREIKKLIDKLHIRIADFRRHTDGIKTIAVRQSNATGEIQVTLITIGKKIKDLKLLASHIMKLPNVVSVFQNETQWQNPQVWGNKTIKLFGKSHITEEILGKKFKLSPRAFFQLNPEQTTTLYSEALKYLDLTPDQTLIDAYAGVGTLGILASDQVRQVIGIESIPEAVIDAQENCRLNHVRNAEYIQGNVEKLLPELKNQGVPINALIVDPPRTGLSKKLIKTLLEVKPETFVYVSCNPATLAKDLVLLSDAYDVRVIQPVDMMPQTPRWEGVTKLVLRKNK from the coding sequence TTGACAAAATTTACTAAAAACAAACAAGAAAAAAATATTATCATCACTATTAAACGCTTGGGTATTAATGGTGAAGGTATTGGATACTATAAAAAGAAAATTATTTTTATTCCTGGTGCGCTTCCAAATGAGGCAGTTGTTGCTAAGATCGTTGATCGCCATCCACACTATCTGGAAGGTGAATTAGTAAGAATTAAAGAAAAATCTCCTGACAGAGTTACCTTTCCTAAAGGAGTTGATCCTGCAGTTGGTGGATTAGAACTCGCACACCTTTCTTATTCAAAACAACTTGAATTTAAACAACACCTAATTCTAGAATCGCTTAGAAAATATCATCCAAGAGACTATATTAAATATAAAGTTAAAAAGACAATTCCTGCACCAAACGCTTGGAATTATCGAAATAAAGCTCAATATCAAATTGAATTTAATAAGGGGAAGAGTAAACTTGGTCTCTATGCTCCTAATTCCCGTCGTCTTATTGACCTGCCTGATATGCCTACTCAAACAAAAGAGACTCAAAAAGTAGAACGTGAAATTAAGAAACTAATCGATAAACTTCACATCCGAATTGCCGACTTTAGACGTCATACCGATGGAATTAAAACCATTGCCGTTCGTCAAAGCAATGCTACTGGTGAAATTCAGGTAACTTTAATTACAATTGGTAAAAAAATTAAAGATCTCAAGTTACTTGCTAGTCATATTATGAAACTTCCGAATGTAGTTTCTGTTTTCCAAAATGAAACTCAATGGCAAAATCCTCAAGTTTGGGGCAATAAAACTATTAAATTGTTCGGAAAGTCACATATTACAGAAGAAATACTAGGTAAAAAATTTAAGCTTTCACCACGCGCATTTTTCCAGCTTAACCCTGAACAAACTACTACTCTTTACTCAGAAGCCCTTAAATATCTTGACTTAACTCCTGATCAAACTTTGATCGATGCTTATGCGGGCGTTGGTACTTTGGGAATCTTAGCTAGCGATCAAGTAAGACAGGTTATTGGAATTGAATCTATTCCTGAAGCCGTAATCGATGCTCAAGAAAACTGCCGCTTAAATCATGTAAGAAATGCGGAATATATTCAAGGAAATGTAGAAAAATTACTTCCAGAACTAAAAAATCAAGGTGTTCCAATTAATGCATTAATCGTCGACCCTCCACGTACAGGATTAAGCAAAAAGTTAATTAAAACTCTACTTGAAGTAAAGCCTGAAACCTTTGTTTATGTTTCTTGTAACCCAGCTACTCTTGCAAAAGATTTAGTTCTTCTAAGTGACGCTTATGATGTTAGGGTAATTCAACCGGTTGATATGATGCCACAAACACCACGTTGGGAAGGCGTTACCAAACTAGTTTTAAGAAAAAATAAGTAA
- a CDS encoding DUF402 domain-containing protein encodes MEMPREGDYIAIQSYKHNGTLHRNWRDTMVVKTEQNIIIGVNDRTLITEEDGRKWISREPAIVYFHRKLWFNVIAMLRPDGVAYYANLASPFILDREALKYIDYDLDIKVFPDGEKRLLDADEYAMNKKRWHYSEEIDSILRSTSFELLDWIDQKKGPFAKKFVQIWYERYNQLRPDLDRSFFKGRENEERKILGT; translated from the coding sequence ATGGAGATGCCTCGTGAAGGCGATTATATCGCAATACAAAGCTATAAACATAATGGTACGCTACACCGAAATTGGCGTGACACTATGGTAGTTAAAACAGAACAAAATATTATTATTGGCGTTAATGATCGGACCTTGATTACCGAAGAAGACGGTAGAAAGTGGATTAGTCGTGAACCAGCAATTGTTTATTTTCATCGTAAACTTTGGTTTAATGTGATAGCAATGCTTAGGCCAGATGGTGTTGCATACTATGCAAATTTAGCTAGTCCATTTATTTTGGACCGAGAAGCATTAAAATACATCGACTATGATTTAGATATTAAAGTTTTTCCAGATGGAGAAAAAAGACTTCTAGATGCCGATGAGTATGCTATGAACAAAAAACGCTGGCATTATAGCGAAGAGATTGATAGTATTTTGCGTAGTACTAGTTTTGAATTATTAGATTGGATTGATCAAAAGAAGGGACCATTTGCTAAGAAGTTTGTGCAAATTTGGTATGAACGCTATAACCAATTGCGTCCTGACTTAGATCGAAGCTTTTTTAAGGGGAGAGAAAATGAAGAAAGAAAAATACTCGGCACATAA
- a CDS encoding glutamine synthetase family protein, protein MSKTITAEDIKKSVKDNDVRFLRLAFTDINGTSKAVEVPTSQLDKVLTNDIRFDGSSIDGFVRLEESDMVLYPDFSTWAVLPWGDEKGGKIGRLVCSVHKTNGEPFEGDPRNNLKRVLKEMKEMGFTDFDIGFEAEFHLFKLGEDGNWTTEVPDHASYFDMTSDDAGARCRRDIVETLESIGFEVEAAHHEVGDGQQEIDFRFDDALTTADRVQTFKMVVREVARKHGLYATFMAKPVEGQAGNGMHTNMSLFKDGKNVFYDKDGEFHLSDTALYFLNGILEHARAITAIGNPTVNSYKRLIPGFEAPVYISWASKNRSPLVRIPDAEEINTRLEMRSADPTANPYLLLAACLTAGLNGIKEAKKPMAPITSNVFEMSEEERAKRGIKPLPSTLHNAVKAFKADPLIQEALGEHLTQSFIDSKNLEWSKYTQSVSDWERDRYMGY, encoded by the coding sequence ATGAGTAAAACTATTACTGCAGAAGATATTAAAAAGAGTGTTAAAGATAACGATGTTCGTTTTCTAAGATTAGCCTTTACCGATATTAACGGAACATCTAAAGCCGTTGAAGTTCCAACTAGCCAATTAGATAAAGTTTTAACTAATGATATTCGTTTTGACGGTTCTTCAATTGATGGCTTTGTTCGTCTAGAGGAAAGTGACATGGTTTTATACCCAGACTTTTCTACTTGGGCAGTTTTGCCTTGGGGAGATGAAAAGGGTGGAAAGATCGGTCGTTTAGTATGTTCAGTTCACAAGACAAATGGTGAACCTTTTGAAGGTGATCCAAGAAACAACTTGAAGCGTGTTCTTAAAGAAATGAAAGAAATGGGCTTTACTGATTTTGATATTGGTTTTGAAGCAGAATTTCATTTATTTAAGTTAGGGGAAGATGGTAACTGGACTACTGAAGTTCCTGATCATGCTTCATACTTTGATATGACTTCTGACGATGCTGGTGCAAGATGTCGTCGCGATATTGTTGAAACTTTAGAAAGTATCGGTTTTGAAGTTGAAGCTGCTCACCACGAAGTAGGTGATGGTCAACAAGAAATTGACTTTAGATTTGATGATGCTTTAACTACTGCTGACCGTGTTCAAACATTTAAGATGGTTGTTCGTGAAGTAGCAAGAAAGCATGGTTTGTATGCTACATTTATGGCTAAGCCTGTAGAAGGTCAAGCTGGAAACGGAATGCACACTAATATGTCTTTATTTAAAGATGGTAAAAACGTATTCTATGATAAAGATGGTGAATTCCACTTATCAGATACAGCTCTCTATTTCTTAAATGGAATTTTGGAACATGCCCGTGCAATTACAGCAATTGGTAATCCAACTGTTAACTCATATAAACGTCTAATTCCTGGTTTTGAGGCTCCTGTTTATATTTCCTGGGCTTCTAAGAACCGTTCACCACTTGTTCGTATTCCAGATGCTGAAGAAATTAACACTCGTCTAGAAATGCGTTCAGCTGATCCAACTGCTAATCCATATCTTCTCCTTGCAGCTTGTTTAACTGCTGGACTAAATGGTATTAAAGAGGCTAAGAAGCCAATGGCTCCTATTACTTCTAATGTTTTTGAAATGTCTGAAGAAGAAAGAGCTAAGCGAGGCATTAAACCACTTCCATCTACTTTGCATAATGCTGTAAAAGCTTTTAAGGCTGACCCACTAATTCAAGAAGCTTTAGGTGAACACTTAACTCAAAGCTTTATTGATTCTAAGAACCTTGAATGGTCTAAGTACACTCAATCAGTTTCTGATTGGGAAAGAGACCGTTACATGGGTTATTAA
- the recX gene encoding recombination regulator RecX: MPIITKISTQKRKGRYNIFIDNEYAFSVSERTLAEKRLLKGTELSLEDIEKIKKAEADSHALQLAMSYLSYQPRSVYEVLTYLNKQGISPEASQSAIENLIELNYLDDNNFARLFIQNNLRVGKDGPRSISNKLKQKGVANDIIQDALYEVEDEEWVEAGVRLIHSIGHQVGKMSYKEIKQKALKKLQTHGFNQELGELVVDQLDLESTEDDQLEALEKQGIKAWRRYRRDDDFKRRQKVKRYLFQHGFSSGEIDSFLSGEVVDLEEIDEY; this comes from the coding sequence ATGCCAATTATTACTAAGATTAGTACACAAAAGCGGAAGGGCCGCTATAATATTTTTATTGATAATGAATATGCCTTCAGTGTCAGTGAAAGAACATTAGCTGAAAAAAGACTGTTAAAAGGAACTGAACTAAGCCTTGAAGATATTGAAAAAATAAAAAAAGCTGAAGCAGATAGTCATGCGCTCCAGTTAGCTATGTCTTATTTAAGCTATCAGCCGCGTAGTGTATATGAAGTTTTAACTTATTTAAATAAGCAGGGGATTAGTCCAGAAGCTAGTCAAAGTGCTATAGAAAACTTAATAGAATTAAATTATCTTGATGATAATAATTTTGCACGCTTATTTATCCAGAATAACCTTAGAGTAGGAAAAGATGGTCCAAGATCGATTAGTAATAAATTAAAACAAAAAGGTGTAGCCAATGATATTATTCAGGATGCTCTATATGAAGTAGAAGATGAGGAATGGGTAGAAGCTGGAGTGCGATTAATACATTCAATTGGTCATCAAGTAGGAAAAATGTCATATAAAGAAATTAAGCAAAAAGCTCTAAAAAAACTACAGACACATGGTTTTAATCAAGAGTTGGGAGAACTTGTAGTTGATCAGTTAGACTTAGAAAGTACAGAAGATGATCAACTAGAGGCTTTGGAAAAACAAGGAATCAAAGCTTGGCGTCGTTATCGAAGAGATGATGACTTTAAGAGACGACAGAAAGTTAAAAGATACTTATTTCAACATGGTTTTTCGAGTGGAGAGATTGATAGTTTTTTAAGTGGTGAAGTAGTAGATTTAGAAGAAATAGATGAATATTAA
- a CDS encoding Cof-type HAD-IIB family hydrolase translates to MTIPFKAVAVDMDGTFLNDQRSYDHDLFAHVLNKLEKHNIQFIVASGRPFARLKNDFSEFIDRIDFVTANGSRLIVEGKEVAVEGLTKKQTIDLINFVHHTYGSMATMAYGRETAYIGTKAPAKDKEFLQYFAKESVEISDWQELPDDIFIELTFHHDSKIAGEIEKKFNEQYGKIVTTFASNPVAIDAVKHGINKATGLKKLLAYFGLTGEDLIAFGDSGNDIPMLDFAKYSYAMENGMAIAKEHAKYLAPSNNDNGVLRVLNEYLDKK, encoded by the coding sequence ATGACTATTCCTTTTAAAGCTGTTGCGGTTGATATGGATGGAACATTTTTAAATGATCAACGAAGCTATGATCATGATTTGTTTGCCCATGTTTTAAATAAATTAGAAAAACATAATATTCAATTTATTGTAGCTAGTGGTCGTCCATTTGCTCGTTTAAAAAATGACTTTTCTGAATTTATTGATCGCATAGATTTTGTAACTGCCAATGGTTCTCGACTAATTGTTGAAGGAAAAGAAGTTGCTGTTGAAGGATTAACTAAAAAGCAGACCATTGATTTAATTAATTTTGTTCATCATACCTATGGAAGTATGGCGACAATGGCCTATGGTAGGGAGACAGCATATATTGGAACTAAAGCACCAGCAAAAGATAAGGAATTTTTGCAATATTTCGCTAAAGAAAGTGTAGAAATTAGTGACTGGCAAGAGTTACCTGATGATATTTTTATTGAATTGACTTTTCATCATGATAGTAAAATAGCTGGAGAGATTGAGAAAAAATTCAATGAGCAATATGGGAAGATTGTGACTACTTTTGCTTCAAATCCAGTAGCGATTGATGCTGTTAAACATGGGATTAATAAGGCAACTGGATTGAAAAAGTTACTGGCTTATTTTGGATTAACTGGTGAAGATTTGATTGCTTTTGGTGATAGTGGTAATGATATTCCAATGCTTGATTTTGCAAAATATAGTTATGCAATGGAAAATGGAATGGCTATTGCAAAAGAACATGCAAAGTATCTGGCTCCGAGTAATAATGACAACGGAGTTTTGAGAGTTTTAAATGAATATTTAGATAAAAAGTAG
- a CDS encoding alpha/beta hydrolase produces the protein MKMKNKKIKVIIISILAVCGIFLAVGLYFYQVAVVPGHKSFINNDTKLVKTDPLYKEKKWYQNVHKQKWIMKSADDNLRLDANYIPANNSKKTVIVLHGFMNNKDTMGAYAAMFHRLGYNVLLPDARGHGQSEGNYIGYGWREKVDVKKWAEKVIKRNGNKSQIAIFGVSMGGATTMMSSGLKMPKQVKAYIEDCGYTNVKDEIEHEAEDLYHFPAFPRFPLVEILSGITRIRAGYFLKDASSVNQVAKNKKPILFIHGAKDTFVPTKMVYQNYKAANGPKEIWVVPGAKHAKSFATHPIQYQEKVNEFLNKYM, from the coding sequence ATGAAGATGAAGAATAAAAAAATAAAAGTAATTATTATCTCTATTTTAGCAGTTTGTGGTATTTTTTTAGCTGTAGGCCTATATTTCTATCAAGTTGCTGTTGTTCCAGGACATAAATCCTTTATTAACAATGATACTAAGCTAGTTAAAACTGATCCACTGTACAAGGAAAAAAAGTGGTATCAAAATGTGCATAAACAAAAGTGGATTATGAAATCAGCAGACGATAATTTGAGGTTAGATGCAAATTATATTCCAGCAAATAATTCTAAAAAGACAGTTATTGTCTTACACGGTTTTATGAATAATAAAGATACAATGGGAGCATATGCGGCTATGTTTCATAGACTAGGCTACAATGTTCTTTTACCGGATGCGCGTGGTCATGGACAAAGTGAAGGAAACTATATTGGGTATGGTTGGCGTGAAAAAGTAGATGTTAAAAAATGGGCTGAGAAGGTTATTAAAAGGAATGGAAATAAGAGTCAGATTGCTATCTTTGGTGTAAGTATGGGTGGTGCTACCACAATGATGTCAAGTGGGTTAAAAATGCCTAAACAAGTGAAAGCTTATATTGAAGATTGCGGCTACACCAATGTTAAAGATGAGATAGAACACGAAGCAGAAGACTTATATCATTTTCCAGCTTTTCCTCGTTTTCCTTTAGTTGAAATTTTAAGTGGAATAACTAGAATTCGAGCAGGTTACTTTTTAAAAGATGCCAGTAGCGTAAACCAAGTCGCTAAAAATAAAAAGCCAATATTATTTATTCATGGTGCTAAAGATACTTTTGTACCAACCAAGATGGTCTATCAAAACTATAAGGCAGCAAATGGCCCAAAAGAAATTTGGGTTGTTCCTGGAGCAAAACACGCTAAATCATTTGCAACTCATCCGATTCAATATCAAGAAAAAGTAAATGAGTTTTTGAATAAGTATATGTAA
- a CDS encoding thiolase family protein produces the protein MLQDVYIVGMNRIPFGKYRGFYKDKNAVDLGVLALKGLLKKNIVPQDEIDNILVGNVLSAGLGQNVARQIALRSGLPESIVATSVDDVCGSSLKAVRFAQGQMLLGDSQISIVGGAESMTNAPLLLDKSKKHDENPAYQDSLMIDGIGDAYSRKPMGITAEDVADKYHITRQDMDEFARDSHAKAYAAQENNWFEEEYAPIELDGHILDHDETIRPDSSLEALGQLKPVFKENGRVTAGNSSPLTDGASMLLLSNQQKLDELNLTPLAYLGAYAEIGCDPAYMGYAPYFAIKKLLTKTNSTIEDYDLIEINEAFAAQAYAVARDLNIPKEKLNIAGGAISLGHPLGATGTRLVMSAVNSLRKINGRRAIVSLCIGGGQGIAYEIRRII, from the coding sequence GTGTTACAGGATGTTTATATAGTAGGAATGAATCGAATTCCTTTTGGCAAGTACCGCGGATTTTATAAGGATAAAAATGCTGTTGACTTAGGAGTGTTAGCACTTAAGGGATTATTGAAAAAGAATATTGTTCCACAAGATGAAATCGATAATATTTTAGTGGGAAATGTATTAAGCGCTGGTCTAGGGCAAAATGTTGCCCGCCAAATTGCTCTTAGATCAGGTTTGCCTGAATCTATAGTAGCGACTAGTGTAGACGATGTGTGTGGCTCAAGTTTAAAGGCGGTGCGCTTTGCTCAAGGTCAAATGCTACTAGGTGATTCTCAAATTTCAATTGTAGGTGGGGCAGAAAGTATGACAAATGCACCACTTTTACTTGATAAAAGTAAAAAGCATGATGAAAATCCAGCATATCAAGATAGTTTAATGATAGATGGAATTGGGGATGCTTATTCGAGAAAGCCGATGGGAATTACGGCTGAGGATGTAGCTGATAAATACCATATTACGCGTCAAGATATGGATGAATTTGCGCGTGATTCCCATGCCAAGGCTTATGCAGCCCAAGAGAACAACTGGTTTGAGGAAGAGTATGCACCAATTGAACTCGATGGTCATATTCTTGATCATGATGAAACCATTCGACCAGATTCTAGTTTAGAAGCATTAGGTCAATTAAAACCTGTATTTAAGGAAAATGGACGAGTTACGGCCGGCAATTCTTCACCGTTAACTGATGGCGCAAGTATGTTGTTGTTATCTAATCAACAAAAATTAGATGAATTAAATTTAACTCCATTAGCATACTTGGGTGCCTATGCAGAAATTGGCTGTGATCCTGCTTATATGGGATACGCACCATATTTTGCTATTAAAAAATTACTTACAAAAACTAATAGCACAATTGAGGATTATGATCTAATTGAAATTAATGAGGCCTTTGCAGCTCAAGCATATGCTGTAGCCCGTGATCTAAATATTCCAAAAGAAAAATTAAATATCGCTGGAGGAGCAATTAGTTTAGGACATCCGCTTGGTGCAACCGGTACGCGCTTAGTAATGAGTGCAGTAAACAGTTTGCGTAAAATTAATGGTCGAAGAGCAATTGTATCTCTATGTATTGGCGGTGGCCAAGGAATCGCATATGAAATTAGAAGAATCATCTAA
- a CDS encoding hydroxymethylglutaryl-CoA reductase, degradative translates to MKLEESSKKKFYQWLPEERRAFLTEKGIKLSEIESETLERLDKLSENVIGQVRLPLGVLPKLIVNGKDYQVPMAVEEPSVVAAANHAAKIFNQNGGAVADSRRNGIYGQIVLEVTDNFDLTKFTTEFPQLISLANKKFVSLVKHGGGVRKIEASQKENLVFLRVLVDPAEAMGANKTNAILEFLGNELEKQPDIEQTLYAILSNYPTQLTSAKVSLSIDSVGGLKVAKKIALLSKIGQTDIYRAVTNNKGIMNGIDSVLVATGNDYRGVEAATAVWANKNGAYTSLSKWKIEEDRLVGTVTVPLAIGVVGGSIKARRDVQQSFSLLGNISAKQLAEVIATTGLANNFSALLAISTKGIQAGHMKLQARNLVATLKASEGEKAIVLKKLQESKKYTQEAAFEFLSEMRKDQK, encoded by the coding sequence ATGAAATTAGAAGAATCATCTAAAAAGAAATTTTATCAATGGTTACCGGAGGAAAGAAGAGCCTTTTTAACTGAAAAAGGAATTAAACTAAGTGAGATTGAGTCTGAAACTTTGGAAAGACTAGATAAACTTAGTGAAAATGTAATTGGTCAAGTCCGTCTTCCTCTTGGTGTGCTTCCTAAGTTAATAGTTAACGGGAAAGATTATCAAGTACCAATGGCCGTAGAAGAACCATCGGTTGTTGCAGCAGCAAACCATGCAGCTAAAATTTTTAATCAAAATGGTGGAGCAGTAGCTGATAGTAGACGAAATGGAATATATGGTCAAATTGTTTTAGAGGTAACTGATAATTTTGATTTAACTAAGTTTACTACTGAATTTCCTCAATTAATTAGCTTAGCTAATAAAAAATTCGTTAGCTTAGTCAAGCATGGTGGAGGAGTTCGTAAAATTGAAGCTTCTCAAAAAGAAAATTTAGTTTTTCTTAGAGTTTTGGTTGACCCAGCAGAAGCTATGGGAGCTAATAAAACAAATGCTATTTTAGAATTTTTAGGAAATGAATTAGAGAAGCAGCCAGATATTGAACAAACTCTGTATGCAATTTTGTCTAATTATCCTACGCAATTGACTAGTGCTAAAGTAAGTCTTTCAATTGACAGTGTAGGAGGATTAAAAGTTGCTAAAAAGATAGCTTTATTGAGTAAAATAGGACAAACTGATATTTACCGGGCAGTGACTAATAATAAAGGAATTATGAATGGTATTGATAGTGTATTAGTTGCAACTGGTAATGATTATCGTGGAGTTGAAGCAGCAACTGCTGTTTGGGCTAATAAAAATGGTGCCTATACATCTTTGAGTAAGTGGAAAATTGAAGAAGATAGACTAGTGGGGACTGTAACAGTTCCCTTAGCAATCGGTGTAGTAGGTGGCTCAATTAAGGCTCGTCGAGACGTTCAACAAAGCTTTAGTTTATTAGGTAATATATCTGCCAAGCAACTAGCAGAAGTTATTGCGACAACTGGCTTAGCAAATAACTTTTCAGCTCTTTTAGCAATTTCTACTAAGGGAATTCAAGCTGGGCATATGAAATTGCAGGCGAGAAATTTAGTAGCAACCTTAAAAGCTAGTGAAGGTGAAAAAGCAATAGTTTTAAAAAAATTGCAGGAAAGTAAAAAATATACTCAAGAAGCAGCTTTTGAATTTTTAAGCGAAATGAGAAAGGATCAAAAATAA
- a CDS encoding hydroxymethylglutaryl-CoA synthase: MKVGIDQIGYFTPNKYVDMVDLAHARNQDPNKFLIGIGQKKMSVADPTQDAVSMGINATLRYIDKIDKSKVGLLIFGTESSVDQSKSGSLFVKSALGLDPTVRAFEVKEACFGLTAGLMIAQDFVRLHPDQTAIVIGSDIARYGVNTAGEVTQGAGSVSLLISSNPRILELNEGHSAYSEDINDFWRPNYSKTAKVDGKYSTQVYLDFFKHTFSAYKEQKNLETKDFAAIVYHLPFTKMGLKANRLAVEGTDEETNARLMDSFTAAKELNANVGNIYTGSLYLSLLSLLENGRLKAGDLVGLFSYGSGAMAEFYSANVVEGYEKQLDKVGDKALLDNRSKLSVAEYEEIFSAGLEDPENNVELISDEETGRYYFAGIRNDIRQYQVK, from the coding sequence ATGAAGGTTGGAATTGATCAAATTGGATATTTTACTCCAAATAAGTATGTTGATATGGTGGATTTAGCCCATGCTAGGAATCAAGATCCAAATAAATTTTTAATTGGGATTGGACAGAAAAAAATGAGCGTTGCAGATCCAACTCAAGATGCAGTTTCAATGGGAATTAATGCAACTCTACGCTATATCGATAAGATTGATAAATCAAAAGTAGGACTTTTGATTTTTGGTACTGAAAGTAGTGTGGATCAATCTAAATCTGGCTCTTTATTTGTAAAATCGGCATTAGGGTTAGATCCTACTGTGAGAGCTTTTGAAGTTAAGGAAGCATGTTTTGGCTTAACGGCTGGCTTAATGATTGCCCAAGATTTTGTACGACTTCATCCTGATCAAACTGCTATTGTTATCGGCAGTGATATTGCTCGCTATGGGGTTAATACTGCTGGTGAAGTTACTCAAGGAGCTGGAAGTGTTAGTTTATTAATTTCTAGTAATCCAAGAATTTTAGAATTAAATGAAGGCCATAGTGCTTATAGTGAGGATATCAATGATTTCTGGCGCCCTAACTATTCTAAAACAGCCAAGGTAGATGGAAAGTATTCTACCCAGGTTTACTTAGACTTTTTCAAACATACTTTTTCTGCTTACAAAGAACAAAAGAATCTTGAAACAAAAGATTTTGCTGCTATTGTCTACCACTTACCTTTTACTAAGATGGGATTAAAGGCAAATAGATTAGCTGTTGAGGGAACGGATGAAGAAACAAATGCCCGGTTAATGGACAGCTTTACTGCAGCTAAAGAATTGAATGCAAATGTAGGTAATATTTACACTGGATCGTTATACTTGAGTCTACTTAGTTTACTTGAAAATGGTAGGTTAAAAGCTGGAGACTTAGTCGGTCTATTTTCTTATGGTTCAGGTGCAATGGCTGAATTTTATTCCGCAAATGTAGTTGAAGGCTATGAAAAACAACTTGATAAGGTTGGAGATAAAGCTTTATTAGATAATCGAAGCAAGCTTAGTGTTGCCGAATATGAGGAAATCTTTTCTGCAGGTTTGGAAGATCCAGAAAACAATGTTGAACTTATCAGTGATGAAGAAACTGGTAGATATTATTTTGCTGGTATTCGTAATGATATCCGCCAATATCAAGTTAAATAA
- a CDS encoding MFS transporter — protein MKQKQSIYTKDVILVMAASFFFMFSVMFVTPLINGYAISLGASAVFAGVITGIMSVVSMFLRPVAGNLTDRFSKYSLSFIGGVLILIGVAGYCFSPSGNWLLIFRLINGTGFVLATVCMTTWLAFLVPRSHVGEAMGFYGLMNALAMALAPALAINLYKIIGYKSALWLAVLAALLMIVSIQFVGNHAKPKITNNKKRKIKIIQKDAIPIALLTTFFAIPYFITQADIVVYVERQHFSIAVGYFFVIYAIALLLIRIGLKKYFDLIRFGFWFWLSLIAMILFLIIATFMVNNWLMGLAAIMLSIGYGVIYSVNQSTALMLAPIEEQGLASSTFYLGLDIGMASGPMIGGVTAQNLAPDYFYPVLLVIVPIILIIYFIYHKKLNGALNHR, from the coding sequence TTGAAACAGAAGCAATCAATTTATACTAAAGACGTTATTCTGGTTATGGCCGCGTCTTTCTTTTTTATGTTCTCAGTAATGTTTGTAACACCCTTGATTAATGGCTATGCAATCAGTTTAGGTGCTAGTGCGGTATTTGCCGGTGTGATAACAGGGATTATGAGTGTAGTTTCAATGTTCTTAAGACCGGTCGCTGGTAATTTAACTGACCGTTTTTCAAAGTATAGTTTGTCCTTTATTGGAGGAGTATTAATTTTAATTGGGGTGGCAGGCTACTGTTTTTCTCCATCAGGAAATTGGCTTTTAATTTTTAGGCTAATTAATGGTACGGGTTTTGTGCTGGCAACGGTTTGTATGACTACGTGGTTAGCATTTCTGGTTCCTCGCAGTCATGTTGGAGAAGCGATGGGATTTTATGGTTTGATGAATGCTTTAGCCATGGCTCTGGCCCCAGCACTCGCTATTAATTTGTATAAAATAATTGGTTATAAGTCAGCTCTTTGGCTCGCTGTACTTGCAGCACTATTAATGATTGTTTCTATTCAATTTGTTGGAAACCATGCTAAGCCTAAAATTACTAATAACAAAAAAAGAAAAATTAAAATCATTCAAAAAGATGCTATTCCGATAGCTTTATTAACTACTTTTTTTGCGATTCCATATTTTATTACACAAGCTGATATTGTAGTGTATGTAGAAAGACAACATTTTTCAATTGCTGTAGGTTATTTTTTTGTAATTTATGCGATCGCCTTATTATTAATTAGAATTGGTTTAAAAAAGTATTTTGATTTAATTCGTTTTGGCTTTTGGTTCTGGTTAAGTTTAATTGCTATGATTTTATTTTTAATTATTGCTACTTTTATGGTCAATAATTGGTTAATGGGATTAGCTGCAATTATGCTTTCGATTGGATACGGGGTTATTTACTCTGTCAATCAGTCTACTGCTTTGATGTTAGCTCCAATTGAAGAGCAGGGATTAGCTAGTTCGACTTTTTATTTGGGCCTAGATATAGGAATGGCTTCTGGTCCAATGATCGGTGGGGTGACTGCTCAAAATTTGGCTCCAGATTATTTTTACCCAGTTTTGTTGGTTATTGTACCAATTATTTTAATTATTTACTTTATATATCATAAGAAATTAAATGGTGCCTTAAATCACCGTTAG